In a genomic window of Saccharothrix sp. HUAS TT1:
- a CDS encoding ketoacyl-ACP synthase III family protein, translating into MKWSDVHLRGSAMWLGRAEDVRDAVAAGRYDADEAISDDLAGVRIADEGDVPVEMAVTAARGALERSGVSPEQVELILHAHVGHQGVDQFAPASYVQGQAVPGRANAVEIRQASNGGMAALHLAAAYLSAASGPAAALVTTADKFPEPAWDRYRADNGLILADGATSLVLSREPGLARLLSSVIIGDATHEQLYRGEGPWTGYPGESGWPVDLRERKEQYFAKGADLLTVIGSITRHQEESLLTALDEAEVKVDEVARFVFPHVGRILQDWESRKALGIDESRTTWPWGRTVGHLGAGDQIAGLNHLLETGEVGAGDKVVLCGVGNGWAYSAAVVEITQDPTWANAPAGS; encoded by the coding sequence ATGAAATGGTCCGATGTGCACCTGCGCGGCTCGGCGATGTGGCTGGGTCGCGCCGAGGACGTCCGCGACGCGGTCGCCGCCGGGCGCTACGACGCGGACGAGGCGATCTCCGACGACCTCGCCGGTGTCCGGATCGCCGACGAGGGCGACGTGCCGGTCGAGATGGCGGTGACCGCCGCCCGCGGCGCGCTGGAGCGCTCCGGCGTGTCGCCCGAGCAGGTCGAGCTGATCCTGCACGCGCACGTCGGCCACCAGGGCGTCGACCAGTTCGCGCCCGCCTCCTACGTGCAGGGCCAAGCCGTGCCCGGCCGGGCGAACGCGGTGGAGATCCGCCAGGCGTCCAACGGCGGCATGGCGGCGCTGCACCTGGCCGCCGCGTACCTGTCCGCCGCGTCCGGACCGGCCGCGGCCCTGGTGACCACGGCCGACAAGTTCCCCGAGCCCGCCTGGGACCGCTACCGCGCGGACAACGGCCTGATCCTGGCCGACGGCGCGACGAGCCTGGTGCTGTCCCGGGAGCCCGGCCTGGCCAGGCTGCTGTCCTCGGTCATCATCGGTGACGCCACGCACGAACAGCTCTACCGCGGCGAGGGGCCGTGGACCGGTTACCCGGGCGAGAGCGGCTGGCCGGTGGACCTGCGCGAGCGCAAGGAGCAGTACTTCGCCAAGGGCGCCGACCTGCTGACCGTGATCGGCAGCATCACCCGGCACCAGGAGGAGTCGCTGCTCACCGCGCTGGACGAGGCCGAGGTGAAGGTCGACGAGGTGGCCCGGTTCGTGTTCCCGCACGTGGGCCGCATCCTCCAGGACTGGGAGTCGCGCAAGGCGCTCGGCATCGACGAGTCGCGCACCACCTGGCCGTGGGGCCGCACGGTCGGCCACCTCGGCGCGGGCGACCAGATCGCCGGGCTGAACCACCTGCTGGAGACCGGCGAGGTCGGCGCGGGCGACAAGGTCGTGCTGTGCGGCGTCGGCAACGGCTGGGCCTACTCCGCCGCGGTCGTGGAGATCACGCAGGACCCGACGTGGGCGAACGCGCCCGCGGGCAGCTGA
- a CDS encoding BTAD domain-containing putative transcriptional regulator, whose protein sequence is MRFGLLGPLSVRGDDGEPVRVPERKVRVLLAALLLGEGRTVSTARLVEALWGDRHPVNPTAALQTKASHVRRLLDVLTPGGRERLITEPSGYRLALEPGAVDAEVFAELTARAYASEDPQVKAAVLADALALWRGPALVDFVDDDFARAATARLEELRLTAVEERAEARLRLGEHRLLVGDLDDLVVLHPFRERLRAAHLLALYRSGRQSAALTEFAALRARLRDEFGLDPGDGLVALHRAILTRDPALDSPAAPATSVARPRHNVPVPLTELVGRSTAVDAVRRLLATNRLVTLTGPGGVGKTRLAVEAANQLVDEFADGVWLVELAERRHRGVPASPPELAEVAEVVAGALDVRDDASGAGLLTDGPPIDLPARLSAAVRHKRMLLILDNCEHLLEPVAELAATLLRAGADLKVLATSREPLGLAGEVLWPVPPLDLPGSTRQVERLRESSAVRLFVQRAAATAPGFALTAENAEAVASVCAKLDGIPLALELAATRVRALDPAELAARLDDRFRVLDSGLRGAPARQQTLRAVIDWSWDLLTASERTALRRLALLSGDWTVEAAEAVAGFGELAPRAVLPLLARLVDRSLVATAQTGAGTRYRLLGSVAAYALERLREAGEADAVLLRHDEYYTALCERAEPHLRGHEQQKWIRGLDADNAGVRSALESAVRRRDAPMALRLVNALSWYWVLRGRLGEAHRWAGCALDLATEADAAAANVAAWRLGIAMLVGADPGGRDRADEVLRRFDRLDHPRCRARAEWFLGFAHLTTGGIEDSEALVRSAYVRFRESDDRWGTAAALTTQSLHALFRGDLRAVRRHGEAGLALFSELGDRWGRLQAVDALGSLAAISGDYVAAGRLDRDGLRTAEELGLWTEVSHSLSRMGRVALLTGDYAQADELHERARRLAAEQSNRLGELFAEMGLALGARRRGDFELAERKLRALMRFTPDRTPDHGDALLLAELGFVAEQRGAADEALRLHLDGYEAARATGDPRAVALALEGLAGARAAAGAFRDAARLLGTADATRTSVHAPLPEAERQDVIRIGAAVRAGLADDERVAALRHGADLTPDESVRLSCPQPADARTAT, encoded by the coding sequence ATGCGTTTCGGACTTCTCGGACCCCTCTCCGTCCGGGGAGACGACGGCGAGCCGGTGCGGGTGCCGGAGCGCAAGGTCCGCGTCCTGCTCGCCGCGCTGCTGCTCGGCGAGGGCCGCACGGTCTCCACGGCTCGGCTGGTCGAGGCGCTGTGGGGTGACCGGCACCCGGTGAACCCGACCGCCGCGCTGCAGACCAAGGCGTCCCACGTGCGCCGGTTGCTGGACGTGTTGACGCCGGGCGGCCGGGAACGGCTCATCACCGAACCCTCGGGCTACCGGCTGGCGCTGGAGCCGGGCGCCGTCGACGCGGAGGTGTTCGCCGAGCTGACGGCCAGGGCGTACGCGAGCGAGGACCCGCAGGTCAAGGCGGCGGTGCTGGCCGACGCGCTGGCGCTGTGGCGCGGTCCGGCGCTGGTCGACTTCGTCGACGACGACTTCGCCCGCGCGGCCACCGCGCGGTTGGAGGAGCTGCGGCTCACCGCGGTCGAGGAGCGGGCCGAGGCGCGGTTGCGGCTGGGCGAGCACCGCCTCCTCGTCGGCGACCTGGACGACCTGGTGGTGCTGCACCCGTTCCGGGAACGGCTGCGCGCCGCGCACCTGCTGGCCCTGTACCGGTCGGGCAGGCAGAGCGCCGCGCTGACCGAGTTCGCGGCGCTGCGCGCCCGGCTGCGCGACGAGTTCGGCCTGGACCCCGGCGACGGCCTGGTCGCGCTGCACCGGGCGATCCTGACCCGCGACCCGGCGCTCGACTCGCCCGCGGCGCCCGCGACGTCGGTCGCCCGGCCGCGGCACAACGTGCCGGTGCCGCTGACCGAGCTGGTCGGCCGCTCGACGGCGGTGGACGCGGTGCGGCGGCTGCTGGCCACGAACCGGCTGGTGACGCTCACCGGGCCGGGCGGTGTCGGCAAGACCAGGCTGGCCGTGGAGGCGGCGAACCAGCTGGTGGACGAGTTCGCCGACGGCGTGTGGCTGGTGGAGCTGGCCGAGCGCAGGCACCGGGGCGTGCCGGCGTCACCACCCGAGTTGGCCGAGGTCGCCGAGGTGGTGGCGGGCGCGCTGGACGTCCGGGACGACGCCAGCGGCGCGGGCCTGCTCACCGACGGGCCGCCGATCGACCTGCCCGCGCGGCTGAGCGCGGCGGTGCGGCACAAGCGGATGCTGCTGATCCTGGACAACTGCGAGCACCTGCTGGAGCCGGTGGCCGAACTCGCCGCGACGCTGCTGCGCGCGGGCGCGGACCTGAAGGTGCTGGCGACCAGCCGCGAACCGCTCGGCCTGGCGGGCGAGGTGCTGTGGCCGGTGCCGCCGCTGGACCTGCCGGGCAGCACCAGGCAGGTCGAGCGGCTGCGCGAGAGCAGCGCGGTGCGGCTGTTCGTGCAGCGGGCCGCGGCGACCGCGCCGGGGTTCGCGCTGACGGCGGAGAACGCCGAGGCGGTCGCCTCGGTCTGCGCGAAGCTCGACGGCATCCCGCTGGCGCTGGAGCTGGCCGCCACCAGGGTCCGCGCCCTGGACCCGGCCGAGCTGGCCGCCCGGCTGGACGACCGGTTCCGGGTGCTCGACAGCGGGCTGCGCGGCGCGCCGGCCCGGCAGCAGACGCTGCGCGCGGTGATCGACTGGAGCTGGGACCTGCTCACCGCGTCCGAGCGGACCGCGTTGCGCAGGCTCGCGCTGCTCAGCGGCGACTGGACGGTGGAGGCGGCCGAGGCGGTGGCCGGTTTCGGCGAGCTGGCGCCGCGCGCGGTGCTGCCGCTGCTGGCCCGGCTGGTGGACCGGTCGCTGGTGGCGACCGCGCAGACCGGCGCGGGCACCCGCTACCGGCTGCTCGGCTCGGTGGCCGCGTACGCGCTGGAGCGGCTGCGGGAGGCGGGCGAGGCGGACGCCGTGCTGCTGCGGCACGACGAGTACTACACGGCGCTGTGCGAGCGGGCCGAGCCGCACCTGCGCGGCCACGAGCAGCAGAAGTGGATCCGCGGGCTCGACGCGGACAACGCCGGCGTCCGCTCCGCGCTGGAGAGCGCGGTGCGCCGCCGGGACGCGCCGATGGCGTTGCGCCTGGTCAACGCCCTGTCCTGGTACTGGGTGCTGCGCGGCAGGCTGGGCGAGGCGCACCGGTGGGCCGGTTGCGCGCTCGACCTGGCGACCGAGGCGGACGCGGCGGCGGCCAACGTGGCGGCGTGGCGGCTCGGGATCGCGATGCTGGTCGGCGCGGACCCCGGCGGCCGGGACCGGGCGGACGAGGTGCTGCGCCGGTTCGACCGGCTCGACCACCCGCGGTGCCGGGCGCGGGCCGAGTGGTTCCTGGGCTTCGCGCACCTGACCACCGGCGGCATCGAGGACAGCGAGGCGCTGGTGCGCAGCGCGTACGTCCGGTTCCGCGAGAGCGACGACCGCTGGGGCACGGCGGCGGCGCTGACCACGCAGAGCCTGCACGCGCTGTTCCGGGGCGACCTGCGGGCGGTGCGGCGGCACGGCGAGGCCGGGTTGGCGCTGTTCAGCGAGCTGGGCGACCGCTGGGGCCGGCTGCAGGCGGTGGACGCGCTGGGGTCGCTGGCCGCGATCAGCGGCGACTACGTCGCGGCGGGCAGGCTCGACCGGGACGGCCTGCGCACCGCCGAGGAGCTGGGGCTGTGGACCGAGGTGTCGCACAGCCTGTCCCGGATGGGCCGGGTGGCCCTGCTGACCGGCGACTACGCCCAGGCCGACGAGCTGCACGAGCGGGCCAGGCGGCTCGCGGCCGAGCAGAGCAACCGGCTCGGCGAGCTGTTCGCCGAGATGGGCCTGGCCCTGGGCGCGCGCCGGCGCGGCGACTTCGAGCTGGCCGAGCGCAAGCTGCGGGCCCTGATGCGGTTCACCCCGGACCGCACCCCCGACCACGGCGACGCGCTGCTGCTCGCCGAACTGGGCTTCGTCGCCGAGCAGCGCGGCGCGGCCGACGAGGCGCTGCGCCTGCACCTGGACGGCTACGAGGCCGCGCGGGCGACCGGCGACCCCCGCGCGGTGGCCCTGGCGCTGGAGGGCCTGGCGGGCGCGCGCGCCGCGGCCGGCGCGTTCCGGGACGCCGCGCGGCTGCTCGGCACCGCCGACGCCACCCGGACCTCGGTGCACGCCCCCCTGCCCGAGGCGGAGCGCCAGGACGTCATCCGGATCGGCGCGGCCGTCCGGGCGGGCCTGGCCGACGACGAACGGGTCGCCGCCCTCCGGCACGGCGCCGACCTCACGCCCGACGAGTCGGTGCGGCTGAGCTGCCCGCAGCCGGCCGACGCGCGCACCGCGACCTGA
- a CDS encoding acyl carrier protein, with the protein MITHPNGTVREFITARYPQAEIADDDDIFALGYVNSLFAMELVRFVERTFKISVPENELRLDNFRTIDSIVELVRRESPAAD; encoded by the coding sequence ATGATCACGCACCCGAACGGCACGGTCCGCGAGTTCATCACCGCCCGCTACCCGCAGGCCGAGATCGCCGACGACGACGACATCTTCGCGCTGGGCTACGTGAACTCGCTGTTCGCGATGGAGCTGGTCCGGTTCGTGGAGCGGACCTTCAAGATCAGCGTCCCGGAGAACGAGCTGCGGCTGGACAACTTCCGCACCATCGACTCGATCGTGGAGCTGGTCCGGCGCGAGTCGCCGGCCGCGGACTGA
- a CDS encoding AAA family ATPase, whose amino-acid sequence MHDRARQLSVLHDLLAAARWGNTRMAVVSGPAGFGKSELLHAFAGQAVAAGAAHVSATAFRTEQAVPFGVLAQLFRSADLPYHSAADVVPLVNDNLSAVLSQDGSSPIAGRIFHRVHLALHELVEHASAGGPLVVAIDDIHHADTPSLRVLSAFVRRVRSARLLVVLAAPDGSQLLDLSFQAEIPPAPYSVSVPLEPLTPRGVEALLDQEFGRPAAQRWAADVHAITGGNPQLTRGLVEDNRASADGEHDVVVGNRYGKALLCGLYRSDPVGLAVARGIAVLGDAVTERLLSQLVGLDLGTTRCTLDALDMLGVVDGVRFRHPEGAEAVLRAMTQDERVELHRKAADLLVQHNAPSSVVAEHLLAADHVGRGYALPVLHEAAEHALAGEDLERALDLLRLAARCDPDHPASVVTSAMLARVELHLDTSAAARRVPALMRSIRSGTLYGQHAGQVGVLQIALGDRAGAQETLRTVAASWQEGDADTAAVVDRLRTWLAVVHPASVEVEPADRHAPAVPLTYPGKQAAQLMWEMFTSGPSARTTEAAKRLLQMSKVDTGSAVEVVVALFALAAADDVTAADRWARGFQAEVDANPSRFRRAAFAAGRAELALRRGAVTEAGRQAEAAFSIVPPEHWGVGVGQPLGVLLRVCALTGRHDRAAELLRVPLSAGVFESPLGMGYLRARGRYHLAVNQPELAFEDFTTIGDRVTEWDCDVPALFPWRGDVARAALALGRVEQARALAAAQLELCRPHEHRLLAESLWAMASCSPVHQRRDLLEQAAELLRGSATPIELAGVLSDLAAATRAVGQESKARLLDWHAGTVLRATGAEAVVVDPEAEEPAEDIPSGHPVAELLTNAETRVAALAVRGLSNRQISARLFITVSTVEQHLTRVYRKLNVKSRSDLPADLAVEQLGVRAS is encoded by the coding sequence TTGCACGACCGCGCACGGCAGCTGTCCGTGCTGCACGACCTGCTGGCCGCCGCCCGGTGGGGCAACACCAGGATGGCCGTGGTCTCGGGCCCGGCCGGGTTCGGCAAGTCAGAACTGCTGCACGCGTTCGCCGGTCAGGCCGTCGCGGCGGGCGCCGCGCACGTGTCGGCGACCGCCTTCCGCACCGAGCAGGCGGTCCCCTTCGGGGTCCTGGCCCAGCTGTTCCGGTCCGCCGACCTGCCGTACCACTCGGCCGCGGACGTCGTGCCGCTGGTCAACGACAACCTGTCCGCGGTGCTGTCCCAGGACGGCAGCTCGCCGATCGCCGGGCGCATCTTCCACCGGGTGCACCTGGCGCTGCACGAGCTGGTGGAGCACGCGTCGGCGGGCGGCCCGCTGGTGGTCGCCATCGACGACATCCACCACGCGGACACGCCGTCGCTGCGCGTGCTGTCGGCGTTCGTCCGCCGGGTGCGGTCGGCCAGGCTGCTGGTGGTGCTCGCCGCGCCGGACGGCAGCCAGCTGCTCGACCTCTCGTTCCAGGCGGAGATCCCGCCGGCGCCGTACTCGGTGTCGGTGCCGCTGGAACCGCTGACGCCGCGCGGCGTCGAAGCGCTGCTCGACCAGGAGTTCGGCCGACCCGCGGCGCAGCGGTGGGCCGCGGACGTGCACGCCATCACCGGCGGCAACCCGCAGCTCACCAGGGGCCTGGTGGAGGACAACCGGGCATCCGCCGACGGCGAGCACGACGTCGTCGTGGGCAACCGCTACGGCAAGGCGCTGCTGTGCGGGCTCTACCGCAGCGACCCGGTCGGGCTCGCGGTGGCCCGCGGCATCGCGGTGCTCGGCGACGCGGTCACCGAGCGGCTGCTGAGCCAGCTCGTCGGCCTCGACCTGGGCACCACCCGCTGCACCCTCGACGCGCTCGACATGCTCGGCGTGGTCGACGGCGTCCGGTTTCGGCACCCCGAAGGCGCGGAGGCGGTGCTCCGGGCGATGACCCAGGACGAGCGGGTCGAGCTGCACCGCAAGGCGGCGGACCTGCTGGTGCAGCACAACGCGCCGTCGTCGGTGGTGGCCGAGCACCTGCTGGCCGCCGACCACGTCGGCCGCGGGTACGCGCTGCCCGTGCTGCACGAGGCGGCCGAGCACGCGCTGGCGGGCGAGGACCTGGAGCGCGCGCTCGACCTGCTGCGGCTGGCCGCCCGGTGCGACCCGGACCACCCGGCGAGCGTGGTCACCTCGGCCATGCTCGCCAGGGTCGAGCTGCACCTGGACACCTCGGCGGCGGCGCGCCGGGTGCCCGCCCTGATGCGGTCCATCCGGTCGGGCACGCTGTACGGCCAGCACGCGGGCCAGGTCGGCGTGCTGCAGATCGCGCTGGGCGACCGCGCGGGCGCGCAGGAGACGCTGCGCACCGTCGCCGCGTCGTGGCAGGAGGGCGACGCCGACACGGCCGCGGTGGTGGACCGGTTGCGCACCTGGCTGGCGGTCGTCCACCCGGCCTCGGTCGAGGTCGAGCCGGCCGACCGGCACGCGCCGGCCGTGCCGCTGACCTACCCGGGCAAGCAGGCCGCGCAGCTGATGTGGGAGATGTTCACCTCCGGCCCGTCGGCCAGGACCACCGAGGCGGCCAAGCGGTTGCTCCAGATGTCCAAGGTGGACACCGGGTCCGCGGTGGAGGTGGTGGTCGCGCTGTTCGCGCTCGCCGCGGCGGACGACGTGACGGCGGCGGACCGCTGGGCGCGCGGCTTCCAGGCCGAGGTGGACGCCAACCCGTCGCGGTTCCGGCGGGCGGCCTTCGCGGCGGGCCGGGCGGAACTCGCGCTGCGGCGCGGCGCGGTCACCGAGGCGGGCCGGCAGGCGGAGGCGGCGTTCTCGATCGTGCCGCCCGAGCACTGGGGTGTCGGCGTCGGCCAGCCGCTGGGCGTGCTGCTGCGGGTGTGCGCGCTGACCGGGCGGCACGACCGGGCGGCCGAGCTGCTGCGGGTGCCGCTGTCGGCCGGCGTGTTCGAGTCGCCGCTCGGCATGGGCTACCTGCGGGCCAGGGGCCGCTACCACCTGGCGGTCAACCAGCCGGAACTCGCGTTCGAGGACTTCACCACGATCGGCGACCGCGTCACCGAGTGGGACTGCGACGTGCCCGCGCTGTTCCCCTGGCGCGGTGACGTGGCGCGGGCCGCCCTCGCCCTGGGGCGCGTCGAGCAGGCGCGGGCGCTGGCGGCGGCGCAGCTGGAGCTGTGCCGGCCGCACGAGCACCGGCTGCTCGCCGAGTCGCTGTGGGCGATGGCCTCGTGCAGCCCGGTGCACCAGCGGCGCGACCTGCTGGAGCAGGCGGCCGAGCTGCTGCGCGGCTCGGCCACGCCGATCGAGCTCGCCGGGGTGCTGTCCGACCTGGCGGCGGCGACGCGCGCGGTCGGGCAGGAGAGCAAGGCGCGCCTGCTCGACTGGCACGCGGGCACGGTCCTGCGCGCGACGGGCGCCGAGGCGGTGGTGGTCGACCCGGAGGCCGAGGAGCCCGCCGAGGACATCCCGTCCGGGCACCCGGTGGCGGAGCTGCTGACCAACGCGGAGACGCGGGTGGCGGCACTGGCCGTGCGCGGCCTGAGCAACCGGCAGATCTCCGCCCGGCTGTTCATCACGGTCAGCACCGTGGAGCAGCACCTGACCAGGGTCTACCGCAAGCTCAACGTCAAGAGCCGGTCCGACCTGCCCGCCGACCTCGCGGTCGAGCAACTGGGCGTCCGCGCCAGCTAG
- a CDS encoding MFS transporter, protein MSSTTPPEAPDRAGAREWVGLVVLALPTLLLALDMSVLYLAVPHLGADLQPSSSQLLWIMDIYGFMIAGFLLTMGTLGDRIGRRKLLLIGAVAFGIASALAAYANSAELLIAARALLGVAGATLMPSTLALISTMFRDDRQRGTAIGVWMMCFSVGTAIGPLVGGLLLENFWWGSVFLLGVPVMLLLVVLGPLLLPEYRDPDSGRLDLVSVLLSLLAVLPVIYGIKKLAEDGLQAVPVAAIVVGLVFGVVFVRRQRGLDDPLMDLRLFSNRAFSTALVTLLLCMATVGGAVLFYTQYLQSVQGMSPIRAGLWMLPSAVGMVAGSMATPVLVRRMSPAVVVAIGMGISTVGYLLMTQVDRVSGLPLLITGVTVAFIGTSSLLVLGTDLVVSSAPPEKAGSAASMSEASSEFGVALGVATVGTVGTAVYRSQVEGAIPADLDAESAEAVRDSVATANEAAAGLPDLLNAARDAFTEGLNVASWINAGITAVLAVLVLAVLRRSAGGAAEAGEESVPDTVGAVEERSA, encoded by the coding sequence ATGTCATCCACCACCCCGCCCGAGGCACCCGACCGGGCAGGCGCCCGCGAGTGGGTGGGGCTTGTCGTCCTGGCACTGCCCACCCTGCTGCTGGCCCTCGACATGAGCGTGCTGTACCTGGCCGTGCCGCACCTCGGCGCGGACCTCCAGCCCAGCAGCTCCCAACTGCTGTGGATCATGGACATCTACGGGTTCATGATCGCCGGCTTCCTGCTCACCATGGGCACGCTCGGCGACCGCATCGGTCGGCGCAAGCTGCTCCTCATCGGCGCCGTGGCGTTCGGCATCGCGTCCGCGCTGGCCGCCTACGCCAACAGCGCCGAGCTGCTGATCGCGGCGCGGGCGCTGCTCGGTGTGGCGGGCGCGACGCTGATGCCGTCGACGCTGGCGCTGATCAGCACGATGTTCCGCGACGACCGGCAGCGCGGCACCGCCATCGGCGTGTGGATGATGTGCTTCTCGGTCGGCACCGCGATCGGCCCGCTGGTCGGCGGCCTGCTGCTGGAGAACTTCTGGTGGGGCTCGGTGTTCCTGCTGGGCGTCCCGGTGATGCTGCTGCTCGTCGTGCTCGGCCCGCTGCTGCTGCCGGAGTACCGCGACCCGGACAGCGGTCGCCTCGACCTGGTGAGCGTGCTGCTGTCGCTGCTGGCCGTGCTCCCGGTGATCTACGGCATCAAGAAGCTCGCCGAGGACGGCCTGCAGGCCGTGCCCGTCGCCGCCATCGTCGTCGGCCTGGTGTTCGGCGTGGTGTTCGTGCGCAGGCAGCGCGGCCTGGACGACCCGCTGATGGACCTGCGGCTGTTCTCCAACCGCGCGTTCAGCACGGCGCTGGTGACGTTGCTGCTGTGCATGGCCACGGTCGGCGGCGCGGTGCTGTTCTACACGCAGTACCTCCAGTCGGTGCAGGGCATGTCGCCCATCCGGGCGGGCCTGTGGATGCTGCCGTCCGCGGTCGGCATGGTCGCGGGCTCGATGGCGACGCCGGTGCTGGTGCGCCGCATGTCGCCGGCCGTCGTGGTCGCCATCGGCATGGGCATCTCCACCGTCGGCTACCTGCTGATGACGCAGGTGGACCGCGTCTCCGGGCTGCCGCTGCTGATCACCGGCGTCACCGTCGCGTTCATCGGCACGAGCTCGCTGCTGGTGCTCGGCACCGACCTCGTCGTCAGCTCGGCGCCGCCGGAGAAGGCCGGTTCGGCCGCGTCGATGTCCGAGGCCAGCTCCGAGTTCGGCGTGGCGCTCGGCGTGGCCACCGTCGGCACCGTCGGCACGGCCGTCTACCGCAGCCAGGTCGAGGGCGCGATCCCGGCCGACCTCGACGCGGAGTCGGCCGAGGCGGTGCGCGACTCGGTGGCCACCGCGAACGAGGCCGCGGCCGGGCTGCCCGACCTGCTGAACGCGGCGCGCGACGCGTTCACCGAAGGGCTCAACGTGGCCTCGTGGATCAACGCGGGCATCACGGCGGTGCTGGCCGTGCTCGTGCTCGCGGTGCTTCGGCGATCCGCAGGTGGCGCGGCGGAGGCCGGCGAGGAGTCGGTCCCCGACACCGTCGGCGCCGTCGAGGAGCGCAGCGCATAA